A stretch of the Gossypium hirsutum isolate 1008001.06 chromosome D07, Gossypium_hirsutum_v2.1, whole genome shotgun sequence genome encodes the following:
- the LOC107954826 gene encoding auxin response factor 8, with product MSEETKLDMKLSSSGQGQQAHEGENKCLNSELWHACAGPLVCLPTVGTRVVYFPQGHSEQVAATTNKEVDTHIPNYPDLPPQLICQLQNVTMHADVETDEVYAQMSLQPLTPEEQKDTFLPMELGIPSKQPTNYFYKTLTASDTSTHGGFSVPRRAAEKVFPPLDFSQQPPAQELIARDLHDIEWKFRHIFRGQPKRHLLTTGWSVFVSAKRLVAGDSVLFIWNEKNQLLLGIRRATRPQTVMPSSVLSSDSMLIGLLAAAAHAAATNSCFTVFYNPRASPSDFVIPLSKYVKAVFHTRVSVGMRFRMLFETEESSVRRYMGTITGISSLDPVRWPNSHWRSVKVGWDESTTGERQPRVSLWEIEPLTTFPMYPSLFPLRLKRPWHPGSSSLFDNRDDISNGLTWLRGGSGEQGLQSLNLQSICSHPWMQQKLDLSFPGNDYNLQYQHMLANGLQNLGSGDLLRQQLQQSFQYVQQPGSHNLLLQQQQQQSVSQLVPHNIVQAQQSQILIEGFLPVPGREQVGNQSEELAQQQHNTTQSDQHQQRRPVNVPSSFLKPDFIDSGSGPPVLDMLGSLCPESSANLLNFSTTGQSMLADQLPQLSWAPKYAHSDVNAFAGSTSGPQVSPGKDATIELDIGTSDAQNSTVFGVNDDSFGLLLPTSMHGFSTSSSEADMPSIPLGDPSFQNPLYGCMQYSSELQSTGQVDPPTSSQTFIKVYKSGSVGRSLDISRFSSYHELREELAQMFGIEGKLEDPLRSGWQLVFVDRENDILLLGDDPWEAFVNNVWYIKILSPEDVQKMG from the exons ATGAGTGAAG AAACTAAGCTTGATATGAAGCTTTCATCATCAGGCCAGGGTCAGCAGGCTCATGAAG GGGAAAACAAGTGCTTGAACTCAGAGCTATGGCATGCCTGCGCTGGCCCACTGGTTTGTCTACCAACTGTGGGGACCCGTGTGGTCTACTTTCCTCAGGGTCATAGCGAGCAg GTAGCAGCCACCACTAACAAGGAAGTTGACACCCACATTCCGAATTACCCCGACTTGCCTCCTCAGTTGATATGTCAGCTCCAAAATGTTACCATGCAC GCTGATGTTGAGACAGATGAAGTATATGCCCAAATGTCGTTGCAGCCTTTGACGCCT GAAGAGCAGAAGGATACATTTCTTCCTATGGAGTTGGGAATTCCAAGCAAGCAGCCAACCAATTATTTCTACAAGACACTGACAGCAAGTGACACTAGTACCCATGGTGGTTTTTCTGTTCCTCGTCGTGCGGCTGAGAAAGTCTTTCCGCCGCTG GACTTCTCACAGCAGCCTCCAGCTCAGGAACTTATTGCAAGGGATCTTCATGACATTGAGTGGAAATTTAGACATATATTTAGAG GACAGCCTAAACGCCACCTTCTTACTACAGGCTGGAGTGTGTTTGTTAGTGCCAAGAGACTTGTTGCAGGGGATTCTGTTCTTTTTATTTG GAATGAAAAGAACCAGCTTCTTTTGGGAATTCGCCGTGCCACTCGCCCACAAACTGTAATGCCATCATCTGTTTTATCTAGTGATAGCATGCTCATTGGACTACTTGCTGCTGCAGCTCATGCTGCGGCAACTAATAGCTGCTTTACAGTATTTTATAATCCAAG GGCTAGCCCATCTGATTTTGTAATACCCCTTTCAAAATATGTCAAAGCTGTTTTCCACACACGTGTCTCGGTTGGGATGCGTTTTCGGATGCTTTTTGAGACAGAAGAATCAAGTGTTCGTAG GTATATGGGTACAATAACTGGTATAAGTAGTTTGGATCCTGTTCGTTGGCCAAATTCCCATTGGCGGTCTGTGAAG GTTGGTTGGGATGAGTCAACAACAGGTGAGAGGCAGCCAAGGGTATCATTGTGGGAGATTGAGCCTTTAACAACATTTCCAATGTATCCATCTCTATTTCCCCTCAGATTGAAACGCCCTTGGCATCCGGGTTCCTCATCTTTGTTTG ATAACAGAGATGATATATCTAATGGGTTAACGTGGCTAAGGGGAGGATCTGGAGAGCAAGGACTACAATCTCTGAATCTTCAGTCCATCTGCTCACATCCATGGATGCAGCAGAAACTAGATTTGAGTTTCCCTGGAAATGATTATAATCTGCAGTACCAACATATGCTGGCCAATGGGTTGCAGAACTTGGGAAGTGGGGATCTGCTGAGACAGCAGTTGCAGCAATCTTTTCAATATGTTCAACAGCCAGGCAGCCATAATTTACTgttgcagcagcagcagcagcagtctGTTTCACAGTTAGTTCCACACAACATTGTGCAGGCACAGCAATCCCAAATTCTAATCGAGGGTTTTCTCCCAGTCCCTGGACGGGAACAAGTAGGCAATCAATCGGAGGAACTGGCTCAGCAACAGCATAACACGACTCAAAGTGATCAGCACCAGCAGAGGCGGCCGGTGAATGTGCCTTCATCATTTCTGAAACCAGATTTTATTGACTCAGGATCTGGTCCCCCTGTTCTGGATATGCTGGGTTCATTGTGTCCTGAAAGCAGTGCAAATCTTTTGAACTTCTCCACAACTGGTCAGTCAATGCTAGCTGACCAGTTACCCCAACTGTCCTGGGCTCCGAAGTATGCTCATTCAGATGTAAATGCCTTTGCTGGCTCAACATCAGGTCCACAAGTTTCTCCTGGAAAAGATGCTACGATAGAGCTAGATATTGGTACCTCTGATGCTCAGAATTCTACTGTTTTTGGTGTTAACGACGATTCATTTGGCCTTCTACTGCCCACCTCAATGCATGGTTTCAGTACATCTTCAAGTGAAGCTGATATGCCCTCAATTCCATTAGGGGATCCCTCATTCCAGAATCCTTTGTATGGTTGCATGCAATACTCTTCAGAGTTGCAGAGCACAGGGCAAGTTGACCCACCAACTTCATCTCAAACATTTATCAAG GTTTATAAATCAGGGTCGGTGGGGCGCTCATTGGACATCTCCCGGTTCAGCAGCTACCATGAGCTGCGAGAGGAGCTGGCTCAGATGTTTGGAATTGAGGGGAAGTTGGAAGACCCTCTTAGATCAGGCTGGCAGCTTGTATTTGTCGACAGGGAGAATGATATTCTTCTCCTTGGAGACGACCCATGGGA GGCATTTGTGAACAATGTTTGGTACATAAAGATACTTTCACCAGAGGATGTGCAGAAGATGGGATAG